A genomic segment from Cuculus canorus isolate bCucCan1 chromosome 20, bCucCan1.pri, whole genome shotgun sequence encodes:
- the HSPB1 gene encoding heat shock protein beta-1 yields MAERRVPFTFLRSPSWDPFRDWYHGSRLFDQSFGMPHIPEDWYKWPSGSAWPGYFRLLPRESALMPYGQALSRQLSSGISEIRQTADSWKVTLDVNHFAPEELVVKTKDNIVEITGKHEEKQDEHGFISRCFTRKYTLPPGVEATAVRSSLSPDGMLTVEAPLPKPAIQSAEITIPVTVESQAKK; encoded by the exons ATGGCCGAGCGCCGCGTCCCCTTCACCTTCCTGCGCAGCCCCAGCTGGGACCCCTTCCGCGACTGGTACCATGGCAGCCGCCTCTTCGACCAGTCCTTCGGGATGCCCCACATCCCAGAGGATTGGTACAAGTGGCCCAGCGGTAGCGCTTGGCCGGGATATTTCCGCCTCCTCCCTCGGGAAAGTGCACTGATGCCGTACGGGCAGGCGCTGAGCCGCCAGCTCAGCAGCGGCATCTCCGAGATCCGCCAGACCGCCGACAGCTGGAAGGTCACCTTGGACGTCAACCACTTTGCACCCGAAGAGCTAGTGGTCAAAACCAAGGACAACATCGTGGAGATAACGG GCAAACACGAGGAGAAGCAGGATGAGCACGGCTTCATCTCCAGGTGCTTCACCCGAAAATACAC CCTCCCTCCCGGCGTTGAAGCCACGGCCGTGCGCTCCTCACTCTCTCCGGATGGGATGCTGACGGTGGAGGCACCTCTGCCCAAGCCGGCCATCCAGTCCGCCGAGATCACCATCCCCGTCACCGTCGAGAGCCAAGCCAAGAAGTAG